From Bradyrhizobium symbiodeficiens, the proteins below share one genomic window:
- a CDS encoding DUF2948 family protein translates to MSPQLKLIALDADDLAVISTHVQDARVQVSDIIWRQSEKRLVVGLSRLDWEQTLGGQTEPRRLVSALRFDRVLACKARNIDLAAPEKVMDLVGIEFHPRDGREAEPGGSALLLFAEGGAVRLDVECLECELTDLGDDTLGTGLEIEGEL, encoded by the coding sequence ATGTCGCCCCAGCTCAAACTGATCGCCCTCGACGCCGACGATCTCGCCGTGATCTCGACCCATGTCCAGGATGCCCGGGTCCAGGTCTCCGACATCATCTGGCGGCAGAGCGAGAAGCGGCTCGTGGTCGGTCTGAGCCGGCTGGACTGGGAGCAGACGCTGGGAGGACAGACCGAGCCGCGCCGGCTCGTCTCTGCGCTCCGCTTCGACCGCGTCCTCGCCTGCAAGGCTCGCAACATCGACCTGGCTGCGCCCGAGAAGGTCATGGACCTCGTCGGCATCGAGTTTCACCCGAGGGACGGGCGCGAGGCGGAGCCCGGCGGCAGCGCCCTGCTGTTGTTCGCGGAAGGCGGCGCCGTCCGGCTCGACGTCGAATGCCTGGAATGCGAGCTGACCGACCTCGGGGACGACACGCTGGGGACGGGGCTGGAGATCGAGGGGGAGCTGTGA
- a CDS encoding alpha/beta fold hydrolase, producing the protein MPTITTKDGVEIFYKDWGSGQPIVFSHGWPLSADDWDAQMIFFANNGYRVIAHDRRGHGRSSQVSDGHDMDHYADDLAAVTAHLDLKNAIHVGHSTGGGEVVHYIARHGESRVAKAAILSAVPPLMVQTVANPGGLPKSVFDDLQKQLAASRTQFYRDLPAGPFYGYNRPGAKPSEAVIQNWWRQGMMGGAKAHYDGIVAFSQTDFTEDLKKITVPVLVMHGDDDQIVPYADSAPLSAKLLKKGTLKTYKGFPHGMPTTHAETINADLLAFFKE; encoded by the coding sequence ATGCCCACCATCACCACCAAAGACGGCGTCGAGATCTTCTACAAGGACTGGGGCAGTGGCCAGCCGATCGTGTTCAGCCATGGCTGGCCGTTGTCGGCCGATGACTGGGACGCGCAGATGATTTTCTTCGCCAACAACGGCTATCGCGTCATCGCCCATGACCGCCGCGGCCATGGCCGCTCGTCGCAGGTTTCCGACGGCCACGACATGGATCACTATGCCGACGATCTCGCGGCCGTCACCGCGCATCTCGACCTCAAGAACGCCATCCATGTCGGCCATTCCACCGGCGGCGGCGAAGTCGTGCACTACATCGCGCGCCATGGCGAGAGCCGGGTGGCGAAGGCGGCGATCCTCTCCGCGGTGCCGCCGCTGATGGTGCAGACCGTGGCCAATCCCGGCGGCCTGCCGAAGAGCGTGTTCGACGATCTGCAGAAGCAGCTCGCCGCCAGCCGCACGCAATTCTATCGCGACCTCCCTGCCGGCCCGTTCTACGGCTACAACCGTCCCGGCGCAAAGCCCTCGGAAGCGGTGATCCAGAACTGGTGGCGCCAGGGCATGATGGGCGGCGCCAAGGCGCATTACGACGGCATCGTCGCGTTCTCGCAGACCGACTTCACCGAGGATCTGAAGAAGATCACCGTGCCGGTGCTGGTGATGCACGGCGACGACGATCAGATCGTGCCCTACGCCGATTCCGCGCCGCTGTCGGCCAAGCTGCTGAAGAAGGGCACGCTGAAGACCTACAAGGGTTTCCCGCACGGTATGCCGACCACGCACGCCGAAACCATCAACGCCGACCTGCTGGCGTTCTTCAAGGAGTAA
- a CDS encoding EthD family reductase yields MAEIVVLYKTPKDAAAFDKYYAETHIPLAKKLPGLKKYAVSKGPVASPAGPSGIHLVAILTFDSVADIQKAFGSEEGKATGADVPKFASGGADLLIFDTKEV; encoded by the coding sequence ATGGCTGAAATCGTCGTGCTGTACAAAACCCCCAAGGATGCTGCTGCCTTCGACAAGTACTATGCCGAGACCCACATTCCACTCGCCAAGAAACTTCCCGGCCTGAAGAAATACGCCGTGAGCAAGGGGCCGGTCGCATCTCCCGCCGGCCCATCCGGAATCCATCTCGTTGCCATTCTCACCTTCGACAGCGTGGCCGACATCCAGAAGGCTTTCGGCAGCGAAGAGGGCAAGGCGACCGGCGCCGACGTGCCGAAATTCGCTAGCGGCGGCGCCGACCTCCTGATCTTCGACACCAAGGAAGTTTGA
- a CDS encoding FAD-dependent oxidoreductase, whose product MSRFSRPEQTFPTLTPAEIERIRHFGEVRSYADGEFLFETGKPGPGMFVVLKGHVAITQRDGLGHVTPVIDQGPGQFLAELSQLSGQPALVDGRAEGDVETLLLPPERLRALLVAEAELGERIMRALILRRVNLIQDGMGGPVLIGPSNSAGVVRLQGFLTRNGLPHHLLDPARDRDAAEVIARYSPKPEDWPLVVAANGAVLRNPNETELARAIGMIGGAKDDRIYDVAVVGCGPAGLATAVYAASEGLSVAVLDTRAFGGQAGASARIENYLGFPTGISGQALTARAFTQAQKFGADIMIPVTANSLDCTRKDGAFAVALDGSNPLRSRSIVVASGARYRRPEIDNLDKFEGRGVWYWASPVEAKLCAGEEVALVGAGNSAGQAAVFLSGHAKKVLMIIRGGGLGASMSRYLIERIEATPNIELMFNTEITALEGDEAALLRRIRWKSRLSDDEDSADIRNLFLFVGADPATSWLDGCGVTLDRGGFVVTGAQSEQNQGRLVAPLETSVPGVYAVGDVRSGSVKRVGGAIGEGAQVVASLHGYLGDAAKPAL is encoded by the coding sequence ATGTCGCGCTTCAGCCGCCCCGAGCAGACCTTTCCGACGCTGACGCCCGCCGAGATCGAGCGCATCAGGCATTTCGGTGAAGTCCGCAGCTATGCCGACGGCGAGTTCCTGTTCGAGACCGGCAAGCCCGGGCCCGGCATGTTCGTGGTGCTGAAGGGCCATGTCGCCATCACCCAGCGCGACGGTCTCGGCCACGTCACCCCTGTCATCGACCAGGGACCGGGGCAATTCCTCGCCGAGCTCAGCCAGCTCTCGGGACAGCCGGCACTGGTCGACGGCCGCGCCGAGGGCGATGTCGAGACGCTGCTGTTGCCGCCGGAGCGCTTGCGTGCGCTGCTGGTCGCCGAGGCGGAACTCGGCGAGCGCATCATGCGCGCGCTGATCCTGCGCCGGGTCAATCTGATCCAGGACGGCATGGGCGGTCCGGTGCTGATCGGTCCGTCGAACTCCGCCGGCGTGGTGCGATTGCAGGGCTTTCTCACCCGCAACGGTCTGCCGCATCATCTGCTCGATCCCGCAAGGGATCGCGACGCCGCCGAGGTCATCGCGCGCTATTCACCGAAGCCGGAAGACTGGCCGCTGGTCGTTGCCGCCAACGGCGCCGTGCTGCGCAATCCCAACGAGACCGAACTTGCCCGCGCCATCGGCATGATCGGCGGCGCCAAGGACGATCGCATCTATGACGTTGCAGTCGTCGGCTGCGGCCCGGCCGGGCTCGCCACCGCCGTGTACGCAGCGTCGGAAGGATTGTCCGTCGCGGTGCTCGATACCCGCGCCTTCGGTGGCCAGGCCGGCGCCAGCGCGCGCATCGAGAATTATCTGGGCTTTCCGACCGGCATTTCGGGCCAGGCCCTGACTGCGCGCGCCTTCACCCAGGCGCAGAAATTCGGCGCCGACATCATGATTCCCGTGACGGCGAATTCGCTCGATTGCACGCGCAAGGATGGCGCCTTCGCTGTCGCGCTCGACGGCAGCAATCCCTTGCGTTCGCGTTCGATCGTAGTCGCCAGCGGCGCGCGCTATCGCCGGCCGGAGATCGACAATCTCGACAAGTTCGAAGGACGCGGCGTCTGGTATTGGGCCTCGCCGGTCGAGGCGAAGCTGTGCGCCGGCGAGGAGGTCGCGCTGGTCGGTGCCGGCAATTCGGCGGGCCAAGCCGCGGTGTTCCTGTCGGGTCACGCCAAGAAAGTCCTGATGATCATCCGCGGCGGTGGCTTGGGAGCCAGCATGTCGCGCTATCTCATCGAGCGCATCGAAGCGACCCCGAACATCGAATTGATGTTCAACACCGAGATCACGGCGCTCGAGGGCGACGAGGCCGCGCTGCTGCGGCGCATCCGCTGGAAGAGCCGGCTGTCCGATGACGAGGATTCTGCCGACATCCGCAATCTGTTCCTGTTCGTCGGCGCCGATCCCGCCACCTCCTGGCTCGACGGCTGCGGCGTGACGCTAGATCGCGGCGGCTTCGTCGTGACCGGCGCGCAGTCCGAGCAGAATCAGGGCAGGCTGGTGGCGCCGCTCGAGACGTCGGTGCCCGGCGTCTATGCCGTCGGCGACGTCCGCTCCGGCTCGGTCAAGCGGGTCGGCGGCGCCATCGGCGAGGGCGCCCAAGTGGTGGCCTCCCTGCACGGCTATCTCGGCGACGCCGCAAAACCGGCGCTATAG
- a CDS encoding outer membrane protein, with product MTVRKCFSVAAGLMIAGAAHAEDVPSNAELFRMLKAQQQTISELRAELKQAKQERRTTAPREAAAPAATPTGRNAVRETVAAAPPAQAYAMYNKGPAVVPARNGGAYVGVFGGGGSRGGTDVSQLGTVFFVEAAGGPLAVDASGRTSSGGVGFGGAHLGYEWSYGAYVRPALEIEGFYLAGNQPRATLMNPTDRLAEQSFDNTFPMRTTVLLANMVVGFNTPYQGVTPYIGGGIGAANVSINGATSTQTNPVEPGINHFNARPDSSAWTFAAQAKAGARFALGNSGAYLFGEYRYLYIGDMNQVFGSTVSPGHAATSPWTASFGGTSHHLAAGGIGFGF from the coding sequence ATGACAGTGCGCAAATGTTTTAGCGTGGCAGCAGGCTTGATGATTGCGGGCGCTGCCCACGCAGAAGACGTTCCATCCAACGCCGAACTGTTTCGCATGCTGAAAGCGCAGCAGCAGACCATCTCCGAACTGCGGGCCGAATTGAAGCAGGCCAAGCAGGAGCGGCGCACGACTGCTCCTCGCGAGGCGGCTGCGCCGGCAGCCACGCCGACAGGGCGTAATGCTGTAAGGGAGACGGTGGCAGCAGCTCCGCCCGCGCAGGCCTATGCGATGTACAACAAGGGCCCCGCAGTCGTGCCGGCGCGCAACGGCGGCGCCTATGTCGGCGTTTTCGGTGGCGGCGGCAGCCGCGGCGGTACCGACGTCAGCCAGCTCGGCACCGTCTTTTTCGTCGAGGCTGCCGGCGGCCCCCTGGCCGTCGATGCGTCGGGGCGGACCAGCAGCGGTGGTGTCGGGTTCGGTGGCGCGCATCTCGGTTATGAATGGTCATATGGCGCGTATGTGCGGCCCGCGCTGGAGATCGAAGGTTTCTATCTGGCCGGCAACCAGCCGCGCGCGACGCTGATGAACCCCACGGACCGGCTTGCCGAACAGTCCTTCGACAATACTTTCCCGATGCGCACCACGGTGCTTCTGGCGAACATGGTTGTCGGCTTCAACACGCCCTATCAAGGCGTCACGCCCTATATTGGTGGCGGCATCGGCGCCGCCAACGTCTCCATCAACGGCGCCACATCAACCCAGACCAACCCGGTCGAGCCTGGCATCAACCACTTCAACGCACGCCCGGATTCTTCAGCCTGGACCTTTGCGGCACAGGCCAAGGCGGGTGCTCGCTTCGCCCTCGGGAACAGCGGCGCTTATTTGTTCGGCGAGTACCGCTATCTGTATATCGGCGACATGAATCAGGTTTTCGGCTCCACCGTGAGTCCCGGTCATGCTGCGACCAGCCCGTGGACGGCCAGCTTCGGCGGCACGTCCCACCATCTGGCGGCCGGCGGCATCGGCTTTGGTTTCTAG
- a CDS encoding cyclic nucleotide-binding domain-containing protein, with amino-acid sequence MTVTAPDLEAFLLATPFFGGLPQPSLDLLMSMLVERSFEAGSTVVSEGEPGRSMFIVKSGRLAVSKRTKAGRVIPISVLQPADFFGEMTLIEMQNRSATVVAESPTLLYELTAQNLYACYKTDIHAYVIVLQNINRELCRRLRRADDRFARRAADNDN; translated from the coding sequence ATGACCGTGACGGCCCCCGATCTGGAAGCGTTCCTGCTCGCGACGCCGTTTTTCGGCGGTCTCCCGCAGCCGAGCCTCGACCTCCTGATGTCCATGCTGGTCGAGCGCAGCTTCGAGGCAGGTAGCACCGTCGTGTCGGAAGGCGAGCCGGGCCGCTCGATGTTTATCGTCAAATCCGGCCGCCTCGCGGTCAGCAAGCGGACGAAGGCGGGCCGCGTCATCCCGATTTCCGTGCTGCAGCCCGCTGACTTCTTCGGCGAGATGACGCTGATCGAGATGCAGAACCGTTCAGCAACGGTTGTGGCGGAAAGTCCGACGCTGCTGTACGAGCTGACCGCGCAAAATCTCTATGCCTGCTACAAGACCGACATCCACGCCTACGTCATCGTGCTGCAGAACATCAATCGCGAGCTGTGCCGGCGGTTGCGCCGGGCAGACGATCGGTTCGCGCGACGTGCGGCGGACAACGATAACTGA
- a CDS encoding ferric reductase-like transmembrane domain-containing protein → MTGWRSARVILIWVAIALAIGVPVALAATSEQLAWRGPVYILAGFAGIVALGLVLVQPMLIGGYLPPLSAYRGRRAHRWIGGVLVLAVVIHVAGLWITSPPDMIDALTYTSPTPFSPFGVTAMWAIFIVALLASLRRRLELRPRTWRFIHMPLAIVIVAGSVVHCLLIEGTMETMSKVALCVLVLAVTAKVMIDLQVWRKRRTLRGESGARQ, encoded by the coding sequence ATGACGGGATGGAGATCGGCGCGGGTGATCCTGATCTGGGTCGCCATTGCCCTGGCCATCGGCGTGCCGGTCGCACTGGCTGCGACAAGCGAGCAGCTCGCGTGGCGCGGGCCGGTCTACATCCTCGCCGGCTTCGCCGGGATCGTCGCGCTCGGTCTCGTGCTGGTGCAGCCCATGCTGATCGGCGGCTACCTGCCGCCGTTGTCGGCCTATCGCGGACGGCGCGCCCATCGCTGGATCGGCGGCGTGCTGGTGCTGGCCGTGGTGATCCACGTCGCCGGACTCTGGATCACCAGCCCGCCCGACATGATCGACGCCCTGACCTACACTTCGCCGACGCCGTTCTCGCCCTTTGGCGTGACCGCGATGTGGGCGATCTTCATTGTTGCGCTGCTGGCGTCCCTGCGCCGGCGGTTGGAACTGCGGCCGCGAACCTGGCGCTTCATTCATATGCCGCTCGCGATCGTCATCGTCGCGGGCAGCGTGGTCCATTGCCTCCTGATTGAAGGAACGATGGAAACGATGTCGAAAGTGGCGTTGTGCGTCCTGGTCCTTGCGGTAACTGCAAAGGTCATGATTGACCTGCAGGTGTGGCGAAAGCGAAGGACGCTGCGCGGGGAGAGTGGCGCGCGGCAGTGA
- a CDS encoding Twin-arginine translocation pathway signal, which yields MTMVVLNRRNLLVAGGSVLTTGVLATSMPGLLLPARASGLAPTETMSGGANNYRKGAATVDRIGKGGFWMSGTVRRAGDGAPLAGQRIQIWAHTVEGQEHEPQSHGATLTDKDGKFRLEMPQIIPIFGQPHGHLAYDSGEFKTVFLRPVMRSAKETSLEAHFVLQPA from the coding sequence ATGACCATGGTCGTACTCAACCGCCGCAACCTGCTGGTCGCCGGCGGCTCCGTCCTGACAACCGGCGTTCTCGCAACCAGCATGCCGGGCCTGCTGCTTCCGGCCCGCGCGTCAGGCCTCGCACCGACCGAAACGATGTCGGGTGGCGCGAACAATTACCGCAAGGGCGCCGCGACCGTGGATCGCATCGGCAAGGGCGGCTTCTGGATGAGCGGCACCGTGCGCCGCGCCGGCGACGGGGCGCCGCTCGCCGGGCAACGCATCCAGATCTGGGCGCATACGGTCGAGGGCCAGGAGCACGAGCCGCAGAGCCATGGCGCCACGCTCACCGACAAGGACGGCAAGTTCCGGCTGGAGATGCCGCAGATCATTCCGATCTTCGGCCAGCCGCATGGCCACCTCGCCTATGACAGCGGCGAGTTCAAGACCGTGTTCCTGCGGCCGGTGATGCGGAGTGCCAAGGAAACCAGCCTCGAGGCGCATTTCGTCCTGCAGCCGGCCTGA
- a CDS encoding LLM class flavin-dependent oxidoreductase yields the protein MIPFSVLDLAPIRQGGDAAQAFANSLDLARHVEAWGFKRFWLAEHHNMTGIASAATSVVIGHIAGGTKSIRVGSGGIMLPNHSPLVIAEQFGTLDSLYPGRIDLGLGRAPGTDQFTARAMRRDLATASENFPHDVLELQALLGDVQPNQTIRAVPGMGTKVPLWILGSSTFGAQLAAMLGLPFAFASHFAPQMMMPALREYRARFEPSAQLDKPYAMVGVNVFAAESDAEAQRMFSSLQQQFINLRRGTPGPLPPPVDDMDALWSPAEKAMVGQSLSCSAVGSPDVVEQKLKALIADTGADELITTGQIYDHAARLRSFEIAAGVRDRLAKQPVV from the coding sequence ATGATCCCCTTCTCCGTGCTCGACCTCGCGCCCATCCGCCAAGGCGGCGATGCGGCGCAGGCATTCGCCAATTCGCTCGATCTCGCCCGGCACGTCGAGGCCTGGGGATTCAAGCGGTTCTGGCTGGCCGAGCATCACAACATGACGGGCATCGCGAGCGCCGCGACGTCGGTGGTGATCGGGCACATCGCGGGCGGGACCAAGTCGATTCGCGTCGGCTCCGGCGGGATCATGCTGCCGAACCATTCGCCGCTGGTCATCGCCGAGCAGTTCGGTACGCTGGACTCGCTCTATCCCGGGCGGATCGATCTCGGGCTCGGGCGGGCGCCGGGCACCGACCAGTTCACCGCGCGGGCGATGCGGCGCGACCTCGCGACGGCATCGGAGAATTTTCCGCATGACGTGCTGGAGCTGCAGGCGCTGCTTGGCGACGTACAGCCGAACCAGACGATCCGCGCCGTTCCCGGCATGGGAACGAAAGTGCCGCTGTGGATCCTGGGATCGAGCACCTTCGGCGCGCAACTCGCCGCGATGCTGGGGCTGCCGTTCGCGTTCGCCTCGCATTTCGCGCCGCAGATGATGATGCCGGCGCTGCGCGAATATCGCGCGCGCTTCGAGCCCTCGGCGCAACTCGACAAGCCCTATGCGATGGTCGGCGTCAATGTGTTCGCCGCCGAGAGCGACGCCGAGGCGCAACGGATGTTCTCCTCGCTGCAGCAGCAGTTCATCAATCTGCGCCGCGGCACGCCGGGCCCGCTGCCGCCGCCGGTCGACGACATGGACGCGCTGTGGTCGCCGGCGGAGAAGGCCATGGTCGGCCAGTCGCTGTCATGCTCCGCGGTCGGCTCGCCTGATGTGGTCGAGCAGAAGCTGAAGGCGCTGATCGCGGATACCGGCGCGGACGAGCTGATCACCACGGGCCAGATCTACGACCACGCCGCGCGGCTGCGCTCGTTCGAGATCGCGGCCGGGGTGCGCGACCGGCTGGCGAAGCAGCCGGTGGTGTGA
- a CDS encoding amidohydrolase family protein: protein MPTYLPFDPNPRRPVKAPPAKTVDSQFHVLGPIEKYPERPGAAYRMPTATWEAALRVHKTLGIERGIIVQTTTYGADHGVVLDGLAAMGPNYRGCANALVFAEANDAYLARLHDAGVRGARFSFRQELGAVLSDADFARAIARIRELGWYVKIQPEKDGIMSSVAKYENLDVPVLIDHMARPDPEAGKNDPNLRQMLELLAKGNFWVMLSLGEKTSKAGPPYDDVIPIARAYIEAAIDRCVWASDWPHPVSVKQPPNDADLLELMYRYVVDQTELEKILVHNPAKLFGFPD from the coding sequence ATGCCGACCTATCTGCCGTTCGATCCCAATCCGCGTCGCCCGGTCAAGGCGCCGCCGGCCAAAACCGTCGACAGCCAGTTTCACGTGCTGGGTCCGATCGAGAAATATCCGGAGCGTCCCGGCGCCGCCTATCGGATGCCGACCGCGACCTGGGAAGCCGCGCTGCGCGTGCACAAGACGCTCGGCATCGAGCGCGGCATCATCGTGCAGACGACGACTTACGGCGCCGACCACGGCGTCGTGCTCGACGGCCTGGCCGCGATGGGTCCGAACTACCGCGGCTGCGCCAACGCGCTGGTGTTCGCGGAGGCGAACGACGCCTATCTCGCCAGGCTGCATGATGCCGGCGTGCGCGGCGCGCGCTTCAGCTTCCGCCAGGAGCTGGGAGCCGTGCTGTCGGACGCCGACTTCGCCCGCGCGATCGCCCGCATTCGCGAGCTCGGCTGGTACGTCAAGATCCAGCCGGAAAAAGACGGCATCATGTCGAGCGTCGCCAAATACGAGAATCTCGACGTCCCCGTGCTGATCGATCACATGGCGCGGCCTGATCCCGAGGCCGGCAAGAACGATCCGAACCTGCGCCAGATGCTCGAGCTGCTGGCCAAGGGCAATTTCTGGGTGATGCTGTCGCTCGGCGAGAAGACCTCGAAGGCCGGGCCTCCTTATGACGACGTGATCCCGATTGCGCGCGCCTATATCGAGGCCGCGATCGACCGCTGCGTCTGGGCCAGCGACTGGCCTCATCCGGTCTCCGTCAAGCAGCCGCCGAACGATGCCGACCTGCTCGAACTGATGTACCGCTATGTCGTGGACCAGACGGAGCTGGAGAAGATCCTGGTGCACAATCCGGCGAAGCTGTTCGGGTTTCCGGACTAA
- a CDS encoding RidA family protein translates to MSGHSRRRSIHIGGFKHANPIPNACRIGNLVMSGVILGRDGAGAMPESLDAQCANMFAHMKATVEAAGGTTDDIIKMTVWLKDRGNRGPINVEWLKMFPDEHSRPARHALPMDNMDGGALVQCDFTAMID, encoded by the coding sequence ATGAGCGGTCATTCGCGGCGCAGGAGCATCCACATCGGCGGCTTCAAGCACGCCAACCCGATTCCGAACGCCTGCCGCATCGGCAATCTCGTGATGTCCGGCGTCATCCTCGGCCGCGATGGCGCCGGCGCGATGCCGGAGAGCCTCGACGCCCAATGCGCCAACATGTTCGCGCACATGAAGGCGACGGTGGAGGCCGCCGGCGGCACCACCGACGACATCATCAAGATGACGGTGTGGCTGAAGGACCGCGGCAATCGCGGTCCCATCAATGTCGAATGGCTGAAGATGTTTCCGGACGAGCATTCGCGGCCCGCGCGCCATGCGCTGCCGATGGACAACATGGACGGCGGCGCGCTGGTGCAGTGCGACTTCACCGCAATGATCGACTGA
- the hpaH gene encoding 2-oxo-hept-4-ene-1,7-dioate hydratase, whose product MLDTATIERLAARLDEAERTKSLIPMFTKEYPDFAIEDAYAVQRAWTRLQLGRGRIIKGHKIGLTSKAMQNAVGISEPDYGVLFADMFYADATPIPFDRFHAPRIEVELAFVLKAPLRGPDCTIFDVLNATDYVTPALEILETRMHRVDPETGKTRKVMDTISDNAANAALVLGGRPFRPMDADLRWIGALLFRNGEVEETGLAAGVLNHPANGIAWLANRLAPHDEHLAAGEVVLAGSFTRPVDIRRGDTFHADYGAFGSVSCQFV is encoded by the coding sequence ATGCTGGATACCGCGACAATCGAACGCCTTGCAGCGCGCCTCGACGAAGCCGAGCGCACGAAATCGCTGATCCCGATGTTCACGAAGGAGTATCCCGATTTCGCGATCGAGGATGCCTACGCCGTGCAGCGCGCCTGGACCAGGCTGCAGCTTGGCCGCGGCCGGATCATCAAGGGCCACAAGATCGGCCTGACCTCGAAGGCGATGCAGAACGCGGTCGGCATCTCCGAGCCCGATTACGGCGTGCTGTTCGCCGACATGTTCTATGCCGACGCGACGCCCATTCCGTTCGACCGTTTCCACGCGCCGCGCATCGAGGTCGAGCTCGCCTTCGTGCTGAAGGCGCCGCTGCGCGGGCCCGACTGCACCATCTTCGACGTGCTCAACGCCACCGATTACGTCACGCCCGCGCTGGAGATCCTGGAGACGCGCATGCATCGCGTCGATCCCGAGACCGGCAAGACGCGCAAGGTGATGGACACCATCTCGGACAATGCGGCGAACGCGGCTCTCGTGCTCGGCGGCCGGCCGTTCCGCCCGATGGATGCGGATCTGCGCTGGATCGGCGCGCTGCTGTTCCGCAATGGCGAGGTCGAGGAAACCGGGCTTGCCGCCGGCGTGCTCAATCATCCCGCCAACGGCATCGCCTGGCTCGCCAACCGCCTCGCGCCGCATGACGAGCATCTCGCCGCCGGCGAAGTGGTGCTGGCGGGATCGTTCACGCGGCCGGTCGACATCCGCCGTGGCGACACGTTTCATGCCGATTATGGCGCCTTCGGCTCGGTGTCGTGCCAGTTCGTCTGA
- a CDS encoding fumarylacetoacetate hydrolase family protein, with protein sequence MRLLSYLVDGEPRYGAAVEGGVVDLTRRIGRDFSDVKALIAANALSDAQEAIAGAKPDYTLEELVLLPPVLAPEKLWCIGVNYAERNAEYKDSSDLPKYPSLFVRSMSSMTGSGQPIEKPRVSDQLDYEGELVIVIGQGGRHIPREKAWSHIFGMTLCNEGTIRDWLRHGKFNVTQGKNFDRSGSIGPWLVTADELDPRGPHDIVTRVNGEVRQQDSTERLMFPFDYLISYLSTFARLKSGDMIVTGTPTGAGARFDPPRWLKVGDVVEVESSRIGVLRNTVAAES encoded by the coding sequence ATGCGACTGCTGAGCTATCTCGTGGACGGAGAGCCGCGCTACGGCGCGGCCGTCGAAGGCGGTGTGGTCGATCTGACCCGGCGGATCGGCCGCGACTTCTCCGACGTGAAGGCGCTGATCGCGGCCAACGCGCTGTCCGATGCGCAGGAAGCGATCGCGGGCGCGAAGCCTGACTACACGCTGGAGGAACTCGTCCTGCTGCCGCCGGTGCTGGCGCCGGAAAAGCTGTGGTGCATCGGCGTCAACTACGCCGAGCGCAACGCCGAATACAAGGACAGTTCGGACCTGCCCAAATATCCCAGCCTGTTCGTGCGCAGCATGTCGTCGATGACGGGCTCCGGCCAGCCGATCGAGAAGCCCAGGGTTTCCGACCAGCTCGACTATGAAGGCGAGCTCGTCATCGTGATCGGGCAGGGCGGCCGCCACATCCCGCGCGAAAAGGCATGGTCGCACATCTTCGGCATGACCCTGTGCAACGAGGGCACGATTCGCGACTGGCTGCGCCACGGCAAGTTCAACGTCACGCAAGGCAAGAATTTCGATCGCTCCGGCAGCATCGGCCCATGGCTCGTCACGGCGGACGAGCTCGACCCGCGCGGCCCGCATGACATCGTCACGCGCGTCAACGGCGAGGTGCGGCAGCAGGACTCGACCGAGCGGTTGATGTTCCCGTTCGATTACCTGATCTCCTATCTCTCGACCTTCGCGAGGCTGAAGTCCGGCGACATGATCGTGACGGGGACGCCGACGGGCGCCGGCGCACGCTTCGATCCGCCGCGCTGGCTGAAGGTCGGGGATGTCGTCGAGGTCGAGTCCAGCCGCATCGGCGTGCTGCGCAACACCGTCGCGGCGGAGAGCTAG
- a CDS encoding flavin reductase family protein, translated as MRIDPTELGAERIYRLMTGIVVPRPIAWVTSLSRSGVLNLAPFSAFTFVSQKPPMLAISVGRKGADYKDTAHNILDTEDYVIHIADTPLMQALHDSSIEHPPEISEVEHLGLETLPCERIKVSRLAAAPVAMECRFRQCLEFGEARSRLIVGEVVMFHLRDGLVNDGKVETKALDPIARIGGPRYASLGEIVTLNTVFQTPKSKD; from the coding sequence CCGACCGAGCTCGGCGCCGAGCGCATCTATCGCCTGATGACCGGCATCGTGGTGCCGCGTCCGATCGCCTGGGTGACGAGCCTGTCGCGAAGCGGCGTGCTCAACCTCGCCCCGTTCAGCGCCTTCACCTTCGTCTCGCAGAAGCCGCCGATGCTGGCCATCAGCGTCGGCCGCAAGGGTGCGGACTACAAGGACACTGCGCACAACATCCTCGATACCGAGGACTATGTGATCCACATCGCCGATACGCCGCTGATGCAGGCCTTGCACGACTCATCGATCGAGCATCCGCCTGAAATCAGCGAAGTCGAGCATCTCGGGTTGGAGACGCTGCCCTGCGAGCGCATCAAGGTGTCGCGGCTTGCCGCCGCGCCGGTGGCGATGGAATGCCGCTTCCGGCAGTGCCTTGAATTCGGCGAGGCCAGGAGCCGGCTGATCGTCGGCGAGGTCGTGATGTTCCATTTGCGCGACGGCCTCGTCAACGACGGCAAGGTCGAGACCAAAGCGCTCGACCCGATCGCGCGCATCGGCGGTCCCCGTTACGCCAGCCTCGGCGAGATCGTGACGCTGAACACCGTCTTCCAGACGCCCAAATCGAAAGACTGA